Proteins found in one Erythrobacter sp. 3-20A1M genomic segment:
- a CDS encoding NepR family anti-sigma factor has translation MTSDETKKAGAGQARTTAHASGKGRPDWSSGLRRLYDSVVDEPLPDNFKDLLSQLDKDSEGSKDGQG, from the coding sequence ATGACATCTGACGAGACGAAAAAAGCTGGGGCGGGTCAGGCACGTACGACCGCGCATGCATCCGGCAAGGGCAGACCCGACTGGTCGTCGGGCCTGCGCAGATTATACGATTCGGTTGTCGACGAGCCGCTTCCGGACAATTTCAAGGACCTGCTGTCGCAGCTCGACAAGGACAGCGAAGGTTCGAAAGAC
- a CDS encoding CHASE domain-containing protein, giving the protein MLIVVITLVSVFAIERGEQRQERAHLNEAARSIASALDRRGNTSSSYLRAGAALFGSVDAVPASLFRRFVNELRIDSDYRGAEGIGWAQIVPRNQIGAFEMAMTEQVPGQMRVHPLPPPTQPFAVPVTFLKPDTERSRRALGFDMYSEATRRTAMDEAVRTMRPTASGPVKLMQEGTGNHAGFLIYMPVFQIRGGKRVLIGFIYSPFDGEDFLESVLTPEVSDARGIRLYDGTPESGTLLATHAPEFRTGRYVTAQVRVANRPMTVQVESQRGKLLSTLSMITLLFGLAVATLSMIVARLLTKQAYEDQASLDFFAEQNSIRNSLTRELNHRVKNTLANVLSIVSLTRRRATTLEEFANGLDGRIRALSATHDLLTNSEWGTTPIRAVVETEIAPYARSDETILTIDGPLVELAPNDALSLGLAMHELATNAAKYGALSVAGGHLSVTWSLVRDDLARIEWVESEGPSVPADRKRGFGTDLVEKIVAHELKHPVSLRFERSGVECTLSVPVRKPSEFAMRARRQKDGNKMGDLQG; this is encoded by the coding sequence ATGCTGATTGTCGTGATAACCCTGGTCAGCGTGTTCGCCATCGAACGGGGCGAACAGCGCCAGGAGCGTGCCCATCTCAACGAAGCGGCCCGCTCGATCGCTTCCGCCCTCGATCGCCGCGGCAACACGTCCAGTTCCTATCTGCGTGCCGGCGCCGCGCTGTTCGGGTCGGTGGACGCGGTTCCGGCCAGCCTGTTCCGCCGTTTCGTAAACGAACTGCGAATCGATTCCGATTATCGGGGGGCAGAGGGGATCGGCTGGGCCCAGATCGTGCCGCGCAATCAGATCGGCGCCTTCGAAATGGCGATGACCGAACAGGTGCCGGGCCAGATGCGGGTGCATCCGCTACCCCCGCCGACCCAGCCCTTCGCCGTACCGGTCACGTTCCTGAAACCCGATACCGAGCGCAGCCGCCGTGCGCTGGGCTTCGACATGTATTCCGAAGCGACCCGCCGGACGGCGATGGACGAAGCGGTTCGCACGATGCGTCCCACCGCGAGCGGTCCCGTAAAGCTGATGCAGGAAGGTACCGGGAACCATGCGGGTTTCCTGATCTACATGCCGGTCTTCCAGATCCGCGGCGGCAAGCGGGTGCTGATCGGCTTCATCTACAGTCCCTTCGACGGCGAGGACTTTCTGGAATCGGTCCTCACGCCGGAGGTATCGGATGCGCGCGGTATCCGGCTGTACGATGGGACGCCCGAGAGCGGCACGTTGCTGGCGACGCACGCGCCCGAGTTCAGGACCGGGCGCTACGTTACCGCGCAGGTGCGTGTCGCCAACCGCCCGATGACCGTGCAGGTGGAAAGCCAGCGCGGAAAACTGCTGTCGACCTTGTCGATGATAACGCTGCTGTTCGGCCTTGCCGTCGCCACCCTGTCGATGATCGTCGCGCGCCTGCTGACGAAGCAGGCGTACGAGGACCAGGCCTCGCTCGATTTCTTCGCCGAGCAGAATTCGATCCGCAATTCGCTGACCCGCGAATTGAACCATCGGGTCAAGAACACCCTCGCCAATGTGTTGTCTATCGTCTCGCTGACCCGGCGGCGGGCAACCACGCTGGAAGAGTTCGCCAACGGCCTGGACGGGCGCATTCGCGCACTGTCGGCAACGCACGACCTGCTCACGAATTCGGAATGGGGCACCACGCCGATCCGCGCGGTGGTGGAGACCGAAATCGCCCCCTATGCGCGTTCGGACGAAACCATACTGACCATCGACGGTCCGTTGGTGGAGCTGGCGCCCAACGATGCCCTGTCGCTGGGCCTCGCGATGCACGAGCTCGCCACCAACGCCGCCAAGTATGGCGCGCTGTCGGTAGCGGGCGGCCACCTCAGCGTAACCTGGTCGCTGGTTCGCGACGATCTGGCGCGGATCGAGTGGGTCGAATCGGAAGGGCCGAGCGTTCCCGCCGATCGCAAGCGCGGATTCGGCACCGATCTGGTGGAGAAGATCGTCGCGCACGAGCTCAAGCATCCTGTCAGCCTGCGCTTCGAACGGAGCGGCGTCGAGTGCACGCTGTCCGTGCCGGTCCGAAAGCCGAGCGAGTTCGCCATGCGCGCCCGCCGGCAGAAGGATGGGAACAAGATGGGCGACTTGCAGGGCTGA
- a CDS encoding response regulator → MSLGEQVAANLPYLRRYARALTGSQQTGDAFVRATLEAALEDEDLKQSLQSGRVPLYRAFNKVWSSAYMEVQDDDDTSGSGEHENAAHNRLKAVTPLNRQALLLTTLEDFSISETAEIMDMEETDVEAMVQDAIAEIDRESATSVLIIEDEPLISMQLEDLVRGLGHDICGTAATRTQAQQVVAEQTPGLVLADIQLADGSSGLDAVDDILAMGSVPVIFITAYPERLLTGDRPEPTYLVTKPFQEATVRAAISQALFFNSSRPID, encoded by the coding sequence ATGTCGCTCGGAGAACAAGTAGCCGCCAACCTTCCGTATCTGCGTCGCTACGCGCGCGCACTCACGGGTTCGCAGCAGACAGGAGATGCCTTCGTCCGCGCCACGCTGGAAGCGGCGCTGGAAGACGAAGATCTCAAACAATCGCTCCAATCGGGGCGGGTGCCGCTTTACCGCGCCTTCAACAAGGTGTGGTCGAGCGCTTACATGGAAGTGCAGGACGATGACGATACGTCCGGCTCCGGCGAGCACGAGAATGCCGCGCACAATCGGTTGAAGGCGGTCACGCCGCTGAACCGGCAGGCGCTGCTGCTGACCACGCTGGAAGATTTCTCCATCTCGGAAACCGCCGAGATCATGGACATGGAAGAAACCGATGTGGAAGCGATGGTGCAGGATGCCATCGCCGAAATCGATCGAGAATCGGCCACGTCTGTCCTGATCATCGAGGACGAGCCCCTGATCTCGATGCAGCTCGAGGATCTGGTGCGCGGCCTGGGTCACGACATCTGCGGCACCGCCGCCACGCGCACGCAGGCGCAGCAGGTGGTCGCGGAACAGACCCCCGGCCTGGTGCTCGCCGACATCCAGCTCGCCGACGGATCGTCCGGGCTCGATGCGGTGGACGACATCCTCGCGATGGGCAGTGTGCCGGTGATCTTCATTACCGCCTATCCGGAGCGGCTGTTGACCGGGGACCGGCCGGAACCGACCTATCTGGTTACCAAGCCGTTCCAGGAAGCGACCGTGCGCGCGGCGATCAGCCAGGCCCTGTTCTTCAATTCGAGCCGTCCGATCGACTGA
- a CDS encoding response regulator has protein sequence MKSADGKAGEPRSGDGAGPLGSVLLVEDDAVLALATEDSLREAGASEVTTVATTAAALDQLRDSKFDLLILDVHLADRDDGWAIAELVAQIGPQPPRIIFSTGAPDSIPEEIAELGPVLEKPYDFSELVAHARAPRRKGLLALFRR, from the coding sequence ATGAAATCAGCGGACGGCAAAGCGGGAGAGCCCCGGTCGGGCGACGGCGCGGGCCCGCTCGGCTCCGTGTTGCTGGTGGAAGACGACGCGGTGCTGGCCCTCGCGACCGAGGACAGCCTGCGCGAGGCGGGCGCGAGCGAGGTGACCACCGTCGCTACCACTGCGGCGGCGCTCGACCAGTTGCGCGACAGCAAGTTCGACCTTCTGATCCTGGACGTGCACCTCGCCGATCGGGACGATGGCTGGGCTATTGCTGAGCTCGTCGCCCAGATCGGCCCGCAGCCTCCGCGGATCATCTTCTCCACCGGCGCGCCCGACTCCATTCCCGAAGAGATCGCCGAACTCGGCCCGGTGCTGGAAAAGCCATACGACTTTTCCGAGCTGGTGGCCCACGCCCGCGCCCCCCGCCGCAAGGGTCTGCTGGCGCTGTTCCGCCGCTAG
- a CDS encoding GNAT family N-acetyltransferase, with product MTNEKIVIEPVSGKKGRAQFVDLGRRFAAKVPNSVPQLRSEQLELVDPDRNPFFGHAEAQLFIARRGGEAVGRISAQIDHLALAIPVEQGMGPGTGMFGYFDAVDEEVGKALLAAAEGWLRERGMTHVLGPISMSIWEEPGLLVKGHDHSPTMMMGHHPPHYRAWIEAASYEKAKSLLTYDLDITQEFPPLVQRIVQSGERNPRITVRPVDLANYQSEMEIILTILNDAWSTNWGFVPFTPEEVAYAGKKMRPIIHAPLNRIAEVEGRPVAFMMTIPDMNAVLKDIGGKLFPFGWIRLLRWLKKPTGADMRVPLMGVLKEFQNSRLASQLAFMMIESIRQEATRRYGSKRGEIGWILEDNRGMVAIAETIDSRINREYVIYRRDL from the coding sequence GTGACCAACGAAAAGATCGTGATCGAACCCGTTTCCGGTAAGAAAGGCCGGGCGCAATTCGTCGACCTCGGCCGCCGCTTCGCTGCCAAGGTGCCGAACTCGGTCCCGCAATTGCGCTCCGAACAGCTGGAGCTGGTCGACCCGGACAGGAACCCGTTCTTCGGCCATGCCGAGGCGCAGCTGTTCATCGCCCGGCGCGGCGGGGAGGCGGTGGGACGCATCTCGGCGCAGATCGATCACCTCGCCCTCGCCATTCCCGTCGAACAGGGCATGGGGCCCGGAACCGGCATGTTCGGTTATTTCGATGCGGTCGATGAAGAGGTCGGGAAGGCGCTGCTCGCGGCGGCGGAAGGCTGGTTGCGCGAGCGAGGGATGACCCATGTGTTGGGACCTATCTCGATGTCGATCTGGGAAGAGCCCGGCCTGCTGGTGAAGGGGCACGATCACTCGCCCACCATGATGATGGGGCATCATCCCCCGCATTATCGGGCCTGGATCGAAGCGGCCAGCTACGAGAAGGCGAAATCGCTGCTGACATACGATCTCGACATCACGCAGGAATTCCCGCCGCTGGTGCAGCGGATCGTGCAATCGGGGGAGCGCAATCCGCGCATCACCGTGCGCCCGGTCGACCTCGCCAATTACCAGAGCGAGATGGAGATCATCCTGACGATCCTAAACGATGCCTGGTCGACCAATTGGGGCTTCGTGCCGTTCACGCCCGAGGAAGTCGCCTATGCGGGCAAGAAAATGCGCCCGATCATCCATGCGCCGCTGAACCGCATCGCGGAGGTCGAGGGGCGTCCGGTCGCCTTCATGATGACCATCCCGGACATGAACGCCGTGCTCAAGGATATCGGCGGCAAGCTGTTCCCGTTCGGCTGGATTCGTCTGCTGCGCTGGCTGAAGAAGCCGACCGGCGCCGACATGCGCGTGCCGCTGATGGGCGTGCTGAAGGAGTTTCAGAACTCACGCCTCGCCAGCCAGCTCGCCTTCATGATGATCGAATCGATCAGGCAGGAGGCCACGCGGCGCTATGGCTCGAAGCGGGGCGAGATCGGCTGGATCCTGGAGGACAATCGCGGGATGGTCGCGATCGCCGAAACGATCGATAGCCGGATCAACCGCGAATATGTGATCTATCGCCGGGATCTGTGA
- the lptG gene encoding LPS export ABC transporter permease LptG produces MQLDFFPSRRLTLYLGKMFVTRIIAMLAVLVLVLMMLDLLSTSGDILAVKGNGQGQLLYYVSLRIPQLVQTFLPYSVLLATIITLVGLNQNSEVIAMKAAGLSAHQVLAPLFLTALIVSALTFVFNERVVTRATAALNAWQAVEYGPIPRTSDTRSNVYVSDGENILMAKTVSGAGAAMRLSGVTWYARNPGGEINDQLRARLAQPTQDGWRLVDAQNFDVATAATTTAPAQTIRTSITPAEIALESVKAETQSLWELSDSIAAYEAAGRSTAELRMNWWHKISGPLAALLMPLLGAIAAFGLARSGQLFLRAVIAMAMGFAFFLIDNAALALGNFGGYPPFLAAWAPFLLFFLIGETVLIRTEE; encoded by the coding sequence ATGCAGCTCGATTTCTTCCCCTCACGGCGTCTGACGCTCTATCTCGGCAAGATGTTCGTCACCCGCATCATCGCCATGCTGGCGGTGCTGGTCTTGGTTCTGATGATGCTGGACCTGCTGTCGACCAGCGGCGACATCCTGGCGGTAAAGGGCAACGGTCAGGGGCAACTGCTCTATTACGTCTCGCTGCGCATCCCGCAGCTGGTTCAGACCTTCCTACCCTATTCGGTGTTGCTGGCGACCATCATCACTCTGGTCGGGCTGAACCAGAACAGCGAAGTGATCGCGATGAAGGCGGCGGGTCTGTCGGCCCACCAGGTGCTGGCCCCGCTGTTCCTGACCGCGCTGATCGTGTCCGCCCTCACCTTCGTCTTCAACGAACGGGTCGTGACCCGCGCGACGGCGGCTCTGAATGCTTGGCAGGCGGTGGAATACGGGCCGATCCCGCGCACATCCGACACCCGGTCCAACGTCTATGTCTCCGATGGAGAGAACATCCTGATGGCGAAGACCGTCAGCGGAGCCGGGGCGGCGATGCGCCTGTCCGGCGTGACCTGGTATGCCCGCAATCCCGGCGGCGAGATCAACGATCAGCTGCGGGCGCGGCTGGCCCAGCCGACGCAGGATGGCTGGCGGCTGGTCGATGCGCAGAACTTCGACGTTGCGACCGCGGCAACGACCACCGCGCCTGCCCAGACGATCCGGACCAGTATCACCCCGGCCGAAATCGCCCTGGAAAGCGTGAAGGCCGAAACCCAGAGCCTGTGGGAATTGTCGGATTCCATCGCCGCATACGAGGCGGCGGGCCGCTCCACCGCGGAACTGCGGATGAACTGGTGGCACAAGATTTCCGGTCCGCTCGCCGCCCTGCTCATGCCTCTGCTGGGGGCTATCGCCGCCTTCGGGCTGGCACGATCGGGGCAGCTGTTCCTGCGCGCGGTGATCGCGATGGCTATGGGGTTCGCCTTCTTCCTGATCGACAACGCCGCGCTGGCACTGGGCAATTTCGGCGGCTACCCGCCGTTTCTGGCGGCGTGGGCACCCTTCCTGCTGTTCTTCCTGATCGGGGAAACGGTGCTCATCCGCACCGAAGAATAG
- the lptF gene encoding LPS export ABC transporter permease LptF, whose amino-acid sequence MFKFLPAIDRYILRLTIVPMAGVFAIAASLLLLDKMRRLFDFVSVEGGPVGVVFKMLGAMLPEYAALAIPLGLMLGILLAFRKLATSSELDVLRALGMSYGRMLRVPYALAAILMAVNVALVFYIQPVARYTYEELQYELQSGALGASIKVGEFTTLADRMALRIDRSEDKGRRLMGIFARIATEKGEVLSIGAREGAFMATTDNPNTIILRLIDGTIVQDSGDETPRVLTFSRHDLPIDLPRVEEFRTRGDDQREFILPELLRIGWADTQPPDTRDASQASFHFRLVEVVMMLLMPLLGLALAVPPKRSTSALGVFVSIVLVVAYHKVNQYGEDVAMLGRIDPVVALWTPFAIFALLIVWMYYQLAHVPGGQPIGALERVFGKISKRFGKLFGWRKRRKRAAGQTMLGEEEENEDDLAESGA is encoded by the coding sequence TTGTTCAAATTCCTCCCAGCCATCGACCGCTACATCCTGCGGCTGACCATCGTTCCGATGGCGGGTGTGTTCGCCATCGCCGCCTCGCTGCTGCTGCTCGACAAGATGCGGCGGCTGTTCGACTTCGTGTCGGTGGAGGGCGGCCCGGTCGGGGTCGTGTTCAAGATGCTGGGCGCGATGCTGCCCGAATACGCCGCGCTGGCCATTCCCCTGGGGCTGATGCTCGGCATCCTGCTCGCCTTCCGCAAGCTCGCCACCTCCAGCGAACTCGACGTGCTGCGGGCACTGGGCATGAGCTACGGCCGGATGCTGCGTGTGCCCTACGCGCTGGCGGCGATCCTGATGGCAGTGAACGTCGCGCTGGTGTTCTACATTCAGCCGGTGGCGCGCTACACCTACGAGGAATTGCAGTACGAGCTGCAATCGGGCGCGCTCGGCGCCTCTATCAAGGTCGGCGAATTCACCACGCTGGCGGATCGCATGGCGCTGCGCATCGATCGCAGCGAGGACAAGGGGCGGCGCCTGATGGGCATTTTCGCCCGCATCGCGACGGAGAAGGGGGAGGTGCTGTCGATCGGCGCGCGCGAGGGCGCGTTCATGGCCACCACCGACAATCCCAACACCATCATCCTGCGCCTGATAGACGGCACGATCGTGCAGGACAGCGGCGACGAAACGCCGCGCGTGCTGACCTTCAGCCGCCACGACCTGCCGATCGATCTGCCGCGGGTGGAGGAATTCCGCACGCGCGGGGACGACCAGCGCGAATTCATCCTGCCCGAACTGCTGCGGATCGGCTGGGCCGATACCCAGCCGCCCGATACCCGCGACGCAAGCCAAGCGAGCTTCCACTTCCGCCTGGTGGAGGTGGTGATGATGCTGCTGATGCCGCTGCTGGGGCTCGCCCTGGCAGTGCCGCCCAAACGCTCCACCAGCGCGCTCGGCGTGTTCGTCTCGATCGTGCTGGTGGTCGCCTATCACAAGGTGAACCAGTATGGGGAGGATGTTGCGATGCTCGGCCGGATCGACCCCGTCGTGGCACTGTGGACGCCCTTCGCCATCTTCGCCCTGCTGATCGTATGGATGTACTACCAGCTCGCCCATGTTCCGGGCGGCCAGCCGATCGGCGCGCTGGAGCGTGTCTTCGGCAAGATCTCCAAACGGTTCGGAAAGCTGTTCGGCTGGCGCAAACGGCGCAAGCGCGCGGCAGGGCAGACCATGCTGGGCGAAGAAGAAGAAAACGAAGACGATCTTGCGGAAAGTGGCGCCTAG
- the clpS gene encoding ATP-dependent Clp protease adapter ClpS: protein MTAIAPRAGDDDRRGTDGDSQIGIATKTRTRPKKPSQYKVLMLNDDYTPMEFVVIVLKRFFRMNMEEATRVMLHVHQRGVGVCGVFTYEVAETKVNQVMDFARENQHPLQCTLEKA, encoded by the coding sequence ATGACCGCCATCGCCCCGCGTGCGGGCGACGACGACCGGCGCGGGACCGATGGCGACAGCCAGATCGGTATCGCCACCAAGACGCGCACCCGCCCCAAGAAGCCCAGCCAGTACAAGGTGCTGATGCTCAACGACGATTACACCCCGATGGAGTTCGTGGTGATCGTGCTCAAGCGCTTCTTCCGCATGAATATGGAGGAGGCGACGCGGGTCATGCTCCACGTCCATCAGCGCGGCGTGGGGGTGTGCGGGGTCTTCACCTACGAAGTCGCCGAGACCAAGGTGAACCAGGTGATGGATTTCGCGCGCGAGAACCAGCATCCGTTGCAATGCACGCTGGAAAAGGCCTGA
- the phaP gene encoding phasin family protein (Members of this family are phasins (small proteins associated with inclusions such as PHA granules). Note that several different families of phasins have been named PhaP despite very little sequence similarity to each other.), protein MADQDEAKVSANEAAEAASAEKAIAQTYEAKTTGKPEAPKPTATAKTVAAKPKPKPVAAKDKPVPAKKLAKKSPTQKAKAKAPKFTKPDTKFKETPIMDTTTTTTKKTFTDTAKDVAGTVQSKMKGAYEKGTEMTGEMVAFQKANAEAMIESGKIYYAGLKDMGQMVAEDGKKATEQMIEDAKDMAKVTSPTELVQLQGDIARRNFDAAIAFGSKATESWMKLANDTFAPISSRMSVAADKVAAA, encoded by the coding sequence ATGGCCGATCAGGACGAAGCGAAAGTGAGCGCGAACGAGGCCGCCGAGGCGGCTTCGGCTGAGAAGGCGATCGCGCAGACCTACGAAGCCAAGACGACCGGCAAGCCGGAAGCGCCGAAGCCGACGGCAACTGCGAAGACGGTTGCGGCCAAGCCTAAACCGAAGCCGGTCGCGGCGAAGGACAAGCCTGTTCCGGCGAAGAAGCTGGCGAAGAAATCCCCGACGCAGAAGGCCAAGGCCAAGGCGCCGAAGTTCACCAAACCCGATACGAAGTTCAAGGAAACACCGATCATGGATACCACCACTACCACCACCAAGAAGACCTTCACCGACACCGCCAAGGATGTCGCCGGCACCGTCCAGTCCAAGATGAAGGGTGCCTATGAGAAGGGCACCGAGATGACCGGCGAGATGGTCGCGTTCCAGAAGGCGAATGCCGAAGCGATGATCGAATCCGGCAAGATCTACTACGCCGGTCTGAAGGACATGGGCCAGATGGTCGCCGAAGACGGCAAGAAGGCCACCGAGCAGATGATCGAAGACGCCAAGGACATGGCCAAGGTCACCAGCCCGACCGAACTCGTGCAGCTGCAGGGCGATATCGCGCGCCGCAATTTCGATGCCGCGATCGCGTTCGGTTCGAAGGCGACCGAAAGCTGGATGAAGCTGGCCAACGACACCTTCGCGCCGATCTCCAGCCGCATGAGCGTTGCCGCCGACAAGGTCGCCGCTGCTTAA
- a CDS encoding alpha/beta hydrolase, with product MAEETRRDDPFTAMLEAQMKLAHGMAQPMIGGTDSPAKLPDPEEMREWAENAGKLQAMWLEFQGNHAVPQAAPELSGDPARWFALMENWTRSLPFAADIEAQQKLWQDSVALWQSVWAGMSGDTVEQPDLPRKDRRFADERWRTQPAFALIHQTYLLLVERIEAMVDDLQGLTPDKREQLKFATRAMADALSPANFAATNPVVLERTMATKGENLVEGMRHLLADLDKGQLTHTDSGAFTLGENIAVTPGKVVHETPLYQLIQYTPTTEKVLAVPLVIFPPWINRFYILDLNPKKSFIRWAVEQGLSVFVVSWKSADASMADIEWDDYIRAQIEVIDHVRDRLKVPAVHAIGYCVAGTTLAATLAILARRGEADRVKSATFFTAQVDFRKAGELLNFVDDQQLAAIENLETDGYLDGRYMAATFNMLRGTDLIWNYVVNNYLLGESYPAFDLLHWNGDVTNLPAKWHRAYLRDLYRDNLLVQPDALSADGTPIDLTRVETPAYIQAGREDHIAPAESVWKIREHFSGPTRFVLAGSGHIAGVVNPPEARKYQYWINEDDGVRTLAQFREGATEHPGSWWPDWIEWIEGHDGEEVAAKGKRVPGKNDADTVIEDAPGRYVMTR from the coding sequence ATGGCCGAAGAGACGCGCCGCGACGATCCGTTCACAGCGATGCTGGAGGCGCAGATGAAGCTGGCGCACGGCATGGCGCAGCCGATGATCGGCGGCACCGATAGTCCGGCGAAGCTGCCCGACCCCGAAGAGATGCGCGAATGGGCGGAGAATGCGGGCAAGCTGCAGGCGATGTGGCTGGAATTTCAGGGCAACCACGCGGTGCCGCAGGCCGCCCCGGAGCTGTCGGGCGATCCGGCGCGCTGGTTCGCGCTGATGGAGAACTGGACCAGGAGCCTCCCCTTCGCGGCCGACATTGAGGCGCAGCAGAAGCTGTGGCAGGACAGCGTCGCGCTGTGGCAGTCGGTGTGGGCCGGAATGTCCGGCGATACCGTCGAGCAACCCGATCTGCCGCGCAAGGATCGCCGCTTCGCCGACGAACGCTGGCGCACCCAGCCCGCCTTCGCGCTGATCCACCAGACCTATCTGCTGCTGGTCGAGCGGATCGAGGCGATGGTCGACGATCTGCAGGGCCTGACGCCGGACAAGCGCGAGCAGCTGAAGTTCGCGACCAGGGCGATGGCCGACGCGCTGAGCCCCGCCAATTTCGCCGCGACCAATCCGGTGGTGCTGGAACGGACCATGGCGACCAAGGGCGAGAACCTGGTCGAGGGTATGCGGCATCTCCTGGCCGATCTCGACAAAGGCCAGCTGACGCATACCGACAGCGGCGCGTTCACGCTGGGCGAGAATATCGCGGTGACGCCGGGCAAGGTGGTGCACGAGACGCCGCTCTATCAGCTGATCCAGTACACCCCGACGACGGAGAAGGTGCTGGCGGTGCCGCTGGTGATCTTCCCCCCATGGATCAACCGGTTCTACATCCTCGATCTCAACCCGAAGAAGAGCTTCATCCGCTGGGCGGTCGAGCAGGGGCTGTCGGTGTTCGTGGTCAGCTGGAAATCGGCCGATGCGAGCATGGCCGACATCGAATGGGACGATTACATCCGCGCGCAGATCGAGGTGATCGACCATGTCCGCGACCGGCTGAAGGTGCCCGCCGTGCATGCGATCGGCTATTGCGTCGCGGGCACCACGCTGGCGGCAACGCTGGCGATCCTGGCGCGACGCGGCGAGGCGGACCGGGTGAAGAGCGCCACTTTCTTTACTGCCCAGGTCGATTTCCGGAAGGCGGGAGAACTGCTGAACTTCGTGGACGATCAGCAGCTCGCCGCGATCGAGAACCTGGAGACCGACGGCTATCTCGACGGGCGCTACATGGCCGCGACCTTCAACATGCTGCGCGGCACGGACCTGATCTGGAACTACGTCGTCAACAATTACCTGCTGGGCGAAAGCTACCCGGCGTTCGACCTGCTGCACTGGAACGGGGACGTGACCAATCTGCCCGCGAAATGGCACCGCGCCTATCTGCGCGACCTCTATCGCGACAACCTGCTGGTCCAGCCCGACGCGCTGTCGGCGGACGGGACCCCGATCGACCTGACGCGGGTCGAGACGCCTGCCTATATCCAGGCCGGGAGGGAGGATCACATCGCCCCGGCCGAGAGCGTGTGGAAGATACGTGAGCATTTCTCCGGCCCGACGCGCTTCGTCCTCGCCGGGTCGGGCCATATCGCAGGTGTGGTCAATCCGCCCGAGGCCAGGAAATACCAGTACTGGATCAACGAAGACGACGGCGTGCGCACCCTGGCGCAGTTCCGCGAAGGCGCGACCGAGCATCCCGGCAGTTGGTGGCCGGACTGGATCGAATGGATCGAGGGGCACGATGGCGAGGAAGTCGCGGCGAAGGGCAAGCGCGTTCCAGGGAAGAACGACGCGGATACGGTGATCGAGGACGCGCCGGGACGGTACGTGATGACGCGCTGA